The nucleotide sequence TCAATTACTCCGCCTTCTCCCAATACAACTGTCTGTACGTGGGGAGAGTTGGGAAGCATCGTGACCACCACATCGCTCTGGGATGCCACTTCCTTTGCGCTTGCTGCCTCTGCGGCCCCGGCTGAGACCAGCTCGGAGACCGCTTCCTTGTTGATATCATTCACGACCAGGCTGTAGCCGGCCTTGATGAGGTTCTTCGCCATGGGCTTGCCCATGATCCCCAGTCCTATGAATCCAATCTTCATCTCTTTGCTCCTTACTTGTCGGCCAGGACGCTCCTGACCTTCTTCGCGACATCCTCTGCTTCCAGGCCATAGTGCCTGAGCAGGATCTCGTAGTTCTCCGCACTGGTGCCGTAGCGGTCTCCAACCCCAAGCATCTCGATGGGGAGGCGACTCTTGCCCAGCGCCTGGCACACCACGCTGCCGAGGCCCCCGATCACATTGTGCTCCTCGGCGGTAACCACGCCCTTCACGCCCTCGCAGTAGCCGAGCAGGGCCTCGGTGTCCAGCGGCTTGATCGTCGACACGTTGACCACTCTCGCAGAGATGCCTTCCTTTTCCAGGATCTTGGCAGCCTCCATCGACTGCTGCACCATCACACCGGTTGCGAAGATCACCACGTCCCCTCCGTCCACCATCTGGGTCATCTTGCCGATGTGGTACTCCTCATCGGGGTCAGTGACGACCGGCAGGTCGTTTCGGTTGATGCGCAGGTACATCGGTCCCTTCTCTTCCACCATCGCCCTGACCATCTTCTCGGTCTCCACTGCATCACAGGGGCTGAGCACGGTCATGTGCGGCAGCACCTGCATCAGGGCGATGTCGTCGATGCTCTGGTGCGTCTTGCCGTCACCATAGTCGGACAGTCCTGCACTGGATCCACAGATCTTCACATTCAGGTTGGCAATTGTCACAGAGGAGCGGATCTGGTCGTATGCACGACCGGAGGCAAATACTGCAAAGGAGTTCATGAACGGGATCTTCCCAGTCAGGGAGAGCCCTGCAGATACCGATGCCATGTTCTGTTCCGCGATCCCCATCTGGAAGTAGCGCTCCGGATACTCGGCGGCAAACAACTTGCTCATCGTCGAGTTGCCCAGATCGGCTTCCAGCATCACGATATCCTTGTTGTCCTTTCCCAGCTCGACCAGGGTCTCGCCGTAGGTTGTTCTCAGGCTGTCGGTCGTTCTCATGCCTCTACCTCCTTCCTCATGTTGTCGATGCACTGCCATGCAATCTTGTACTCTTCCTCACTCATCGCCGCGTTGTGGTACTTGGCCTTGCCCTCCGCGAACGGGAAGCACTTGCCCTTCACCGTATGTGCCATGATCGCAGTCGGCCCTTCCTTGTATGCCTTTGCTGCATCCAGGGCCTCAAGGATCTGGACCATGTCATGGCCGTCGATCTCGATCACGTTCCACCCGAAGGCCTTCCACTTCTCCACCAGGTTCTCGATCGGGAAGATCTCGGCTGTGGTGCTCGTCGCCTGCACGCCGTTCCAGTCCACGAATGCGGTAAGGTTGCTCGCCTTGAACACCGAGGCTGCCATCACGGCCTCCCACACCTGTCCCTCTGCAAGCTCCCCGTCCCCCAGGATCGTGTACACGCGGCTCTCGCTCTTATCCAGGGCAAGGCCGAGGGCGACACCCAGGGATACCGACAGTCCCTGTCCCAGGCTCCCGGTCACCGCCTCGATGCCCGGGGTCTTGTCCATGTCCGGGTGTCCCTGCAGGATCCCCTCGAAGGTCTTCACCTTGCCCAGCTCGCTGCGGTCGAAGTACCCCAGCTCGGCAAGGCATGCATACTGCACCAAGACCGCGTGCCCCTTGCTCATGATCAGCCGGTCACGGCTTGGATCCTTCGGGTCGTCCTTGTTCACCTTCATCGTGTGGAAGTACAGGGCCGCCATCACATCCGCTATCGAGCTGCTGCCGCCAAGGTGCCCCACCTTGCCCGGGGGGATCATCTCCAGGATGTTTGCCCTTACCTGGATCGCCTTCAGCTGCAGTTCCTTCACCAATTCTTGAGAATAGTTCATCTTCTCTCTCCTTAGCAATCTCAACACATACTTCAACTAATCTATTGTTGAAGCGGTATAGATCATCGGCAACAGCAGTATCAGGAGACACTAACTGTTACCCGAATCATCCTAACTTTCCAACATAACCTTCAGCATCTTGCCTTCCCGGTTGTTTTCCAAATCCTTGAAAGCCTGCACACCATCTTCCAGCTTATAGCTATGGGTGATGAGCGGCTTTATATTGATCTTTCTTTCACTTAAAAGTTTGAGGCTGTCTGCAAAACCATTGAGGTCATATACATAGTTGCCCTTGATCTTCAGTTCTCGGGTAACAATATCCTGCATATTGACTTCAATTATTTTCTGGGCATTTCCAATCCAGACCGCAGTTCCACCAATCTTCAAGCACTCGAGTGAGTTCTTTGCCGTCGGTGCAATCCCTACCGCCTCGATGGAAAAATCAATCATCTTGCCTGAGGTAATGGTTGCAATCTCTGCAAGGAAGTCCTGGGTTCGGGGATTCACCAAGTAATCGGCTCCCAGTTCCTTAGCAATGCCAAGGCGGAAATCAGTAGCATCACTGACGATGACATGCTTTGCCCCACGATATTTCAGCAATGCAAGAGCCATCAGGCCAATGGTACCCGCCCCGATAATCAAGGTGTAGTCAGCCTCTGCAAGTTCAGCATCGCTGATCTTGAAGACCGAGCGATATGCAACTGCCAAAGGTTCTGTGAAGGCAGCTTCGTTGAAGCTGATACCATCAAATGGAAGGAGGTATTTCTCCTCGATGGTTACATATTCACACATGGAACCATCGACATCGAGCACTCCCATGCAGATACCTTCCGGGCATACATTCACCATACCCTTCCTACAGAATTCACAAACACCGCAGTAGGGCTTCGGGAAGACAACCACTTTCTGCCCTTCCTGAAATTTGCCACCCTTCGGAACCTGGGCAACCACACCGCTGAACTCATGCCCCATAATCATGGGAGGAGTTCTACGGCCGGTCTTTCCCATATATCCTTCAAAGTCAGAACCACAGATTCCGTTGGACTTAACCTGTATCAAGTACTCATTCTCGGAGGGAACAGGTGTAGGAACTTCCCTAAGCACCATCTGTTTCTCTCCTACGTAATATAAAGATTTCATGTAATAACCCTTCTTCTCTATCTCTTAATAAATATACCCAAGCAGACGTGGAACGATCAGCGTCAGCTCCGGAATGTATGTCAGGAACATCAGTGCAATCAACTCAACTCCAATGAACGGCAGTACTGCCTTGGAAATCTTCTCGATACTTAGCTTGGCTATCGGTGCCGCTGCATAGAGACATGTACCTACCGGAGGCGTAATAAGGCCGAAATTGAGGTTGACCAACATCACGATTGCAAAGTGCAATGGTTGAATTCCATAGGTTAGTGCTATTGGGAGGAAAATCGGGGCCAAGATCAAAACACTGGCACCCGGATCCATGATCATGCCCATGAACAACAGGAATACGTTAACCATCAACAGGAATACAATCTTATTGGAGGTAAGATTCAGCATGAAGTTTGCAATCAAGCTGGGGATTCTTTCGATTGCAAGAACCTGACCAAAGAGGTTTGCCAATGCAATAACAAGCAACGTTACTGAAGAGGTAACCGCTGCGCTGAGGAAGCTGTCAAAGACTTCCTTCAGACTCATCGTCTTGAGCAGGAAGAGTCCCGCTATAATTGCATACAGACAAGCAATAACAGCAGCTTCGGTTGGGGTAAAGTATCCACTAAAGATACCGATGACCAGGATTGCTGGGCACATCAGTCCAATAATGGACTCTTTCATTGTATAGATTACTTCCTTCATCGGGATCTTATTGGTTCTTCGGGGATGGTTATGCTTCTTTGCATAGTAATAAGAGAGAACCATCAGCGAGAATGCAACAAGGATGCCAGGTAGATACCCAGCTGCAAACAATGCTCCAACCGACTCACCGGTAGCCATGGAGTAAATGACCATTACCACACTGGGGGGAATGATCGGACCAATAACCGAAGAGGCAACGGTAACTGCAGTCGCATACTCAGCGGTATATCCCTCTTTTTCCATGGCAGGAATCAGGATAGAACCAAGAGCTGCAGTATCTGCAACACCACTACCGGTAATACCGGCAAAGAATACGCTTGCCACAATATTGACCTGTGCGAGTGCACCAGGAATCCGTCCAACCAGAATATTGGAAAAGCTGATCAGCGCATCGGTAATCTTGGACCGGTTCATCAACTCTCCTGCGAGAATAAAGAACGGGATGGCAAGCAAGATATAGTTATCAATGCCGCTATACATCTTCTGGCCGATCATGCTCAGAGGAATGTTTCCAAGAAACAAAAAGTAATACAGGCTGGATACGCCCAACACAAATGCAATGGGGATGCCTATAGCCAATGCAAGTATAAAAACAACTGCGATAATACCCATAGTGTCCTCTCCCCTAACTTCCGATTGTCTTTCCAGCAATGCCTTTGCTGGTAAGTAAGTCACCTAATCCCCAAGCCAGATGAAAAAACATCATAAAGAAAGAGGCAGGGATCATCATTTTCACATACTTCATGGAGAAAGGAAGAATGTCACCACGAATACGGACTGCTTTCACGGCAGCCTCATAACTGTTCATAAAGAAATAGACAACAGAGAACATCAGCACGAGATAGGCTACGACAGCTACAATCTTTGCAATCTTCGCTGGAAGTATGGTGACAATGATATTGACACCTGAATGCTGCTTGTTTCTCAATGCGGCACTTGCCCCGATGTAGGTAAGGCTTACCAAACCCCATCTTGCCAACTCTTCTGTCCAGGAAAAACGCAAACTAGTGAACCTAGCAATAACCCCAAGGGTGATAATGAAAAATACACCAATCAGGATAGCAGTCGCTATATAGGTTGCAATTTTTCCAAGGACCCAACTGATCCTATCCAGTACTTTAACCACTTTGAACCTCACATAGTTGACGACC is from uncultured Sphaerochaeta sp. and encodes:
- a CDS encoding TRAP transporter large permease, which codes for MGIIAVVFILALAIGIPIAFVLGVSSLYYFLFLGNIPLSMIGQKMYSGIDNYILLAIPFFILAGELMNRSKITDALISFSNILVGRIPGALAQVNIVASVFFAGITGSGVADTAALGSILIPAMEKEGYTAEYATAVTVASSVIGPIIPPSVVMVIYSMATGESVGALFAAGYLPGILVAFSLMVLSYYYAKKHNHPRRTNKIPMKEVIYTMKESIIGLMCPAILVIGIFSGYFTPTEAAVIACLYAIIAGLFLLKTMSLKEVFDSFLSAAVTSSVTLLVIALANLFGQVLAIERIPSLIANFMLNLTSNKIVFLLMVNVFLLFMGMIMDPGASVLILAPIFLPIALTYGIQPLHFAIVMLVNLNFGLITPPVGTCLYAAAPIAKLSIEKISKAVLPFIGVELIALMFLTYIPELTLIVPRLLGYIY
- a CDS encoding TRAP transporter small permease subunit codes for the protein MTIVSHETVVNYVRFKVVKVLDRISWVLGKIATYIATAILIGVFFIITLGVIARFTSLRFSWTEELARWGLVSLTYIGASAALRNKQHSGVNIIVTILPAKIAKIVAVVAYLVLMFSVVYFFMNSYEAAVKAVRIRGDILPFSMKYVKMMIPASFFMMFFHLAWGLGDLLTSKGIAGKTIGS
- a CDS encoding transketolase, which encodes MNYSQELVKELQLKAIQVRANILEMIPPGKVGHLGGSSSIADVMAALYFHTMKVNKDDPKDPSRDRLIMSKGHAVLVQYACLAELGYFDRSELGKVKTFEGILQGHPDMDKTPGIEAVTGSLGQGLSVSLGVALGLALDKSESRVYTILGDGELAEGQVWEAVMAASVFKASNLTAFVDWNGVQATSTTAEIFPIENLVEKWKAFGWNVIEIDGHDMVQILEALDAAKAYKEGPTAIMAHTVKGKCFPFAEGKAKYHNAAMSEEEYKIAWQCIDNMRKEVEA
- a CDS encoding transketolase C-terminal domain-containing protein, giving the protein MRTTDSLRTTYGETLVELGKDNKDIVMLEADLGNSTMSKLFAAEYPERYFQMGIAEQNMASVSAGLSLTGKIPFMNSFAVFASGRAYDQIRSSVTIANLNVKICGSSAGLSDYGDGKTHQSIDDIALMQVLPHMTVLSPCDAVETEKMVRAMVEEKGPMYLRINRNDLPVVTDPDEEYHIGKMTQMVDGGDVVIFATGVMVQQSMEAAKILEKEGISARVVNVSTIKPLDTEALLGYCEGVKGVVTAEEHNVIGGLGSVVCQALGKSRLPIEMLGVGDRYGTSAENYEILLRHYGLEAEDVAKKVRSVLADK
- a CDS encoding zinc-binding dehydrogenase, with translation MKSLYYVGEKQMVLREVPTPVPSENEYLIQVKSNGICGSDFEGYMGKTGRRTPPMIMGHEFSGVVAQVPKGGKFQEGQKVVVFPKPYCGVCEFCRKGMVNVCPEGICMGVLDVDGSMCEYVTIEEKYLLPFDGISFNEAAFTEPLAVAYRSVFKISDAELAEADYTLIIGAGTIGLMALALLKYRGAKHVIVSDATDFRLGIAKELGADYLVNPRTQDFLAEIATITSGKMIDFSIEAVGIAPTAKNSLECLKIGGTAVWIGNAQKIIEVNMQDIVTRELKIKGNYVYDLNGFADSLKLLSERKINIKPLITHSYKLEDGVQAFKDLENNREGKMLKVMLES